The Lolium perenne isolate Kyuss_39 chromosome 6, Kyuss_2.0, whole genome shotgun sequence genome segment gcctcagtgcatcagcaaaaccagccattgttaactcaggagattgcctacaattaggtttttggattgttggataattaggcacaatttccatgattaattccagaatattaagcatgacgacagtaactactaacatgtgaaactcgaacatactagatgcagtgatcaacatgaacagtagcagaggaaacagtacaacatccatcgctaaacagatcgagatatgtcgcacgtaccgatctggaggaggtggcggtgaaggtgtagcagacgatgttgcagcagtaacgttgttgatgacaacgttgttgatgacggggacgacaggtcgaagtagacggcgttgaagacgacagtagacagcaccgcccgacttggacggaaggcgacccgtgatgaagagcttgagcagtcgcgcagagcgcttcccaaaaacctaattcgccctctcccgtacaggatcacaAGGACGAGCACGTcgtcgcgcgggatggagtaggctacgatggcggcgcaagcagagagaggtggaaaccctaactcgtatgTTAGATATGTttttgcggtagccgggcaggagattatatataggacgtttcgagtcggttacagatagcccacgatccgggagcgacccgaaccgactaactgcgacgcgtccgtctaggactctgttcggctcgtggctcaatccactcaccacgagcgcggtgtcgtgtcgtgtcgtgtcgtgtcgtgtcgtgtcgtgtcgtgtcgtgtcgtgacgtgacgtgacgtgacgtgtcgtgtcgagtcgagcgaggaggaggagcgtgcgcgtgtagcactcctattcttactcacttactagtggtggaacaacccaccttataaggtggtctaacttgctcccaactttccatgtgggactaaacttcccacctcttgccactccctagtgagctgccaccaacttgggcttaaactcacaaggctgccactatgtgggctttgagatttataggaaaaactaaaatctaatttgggccacgcccaatatttcaacactgTCTAGCTATGCCGACGGCTGCCCTCGACATAGAAAAAATAAactaaaaaagaaaaataaaaaaaattgtctGGCTATTTTCAAGATAGGAAAAGATGTCCTCCGTCTTCAAAATATTTTTTACAAACCGCACATCTACTGTAAAGCTCTATACCTCGTCATGCAATATTCATATGCACTGGGTGACTGTTCTGAGCAAGTCTCCGCAATATGTTGAACTTTTGGTGAACATTGTACCTTCCAGATTTTTCTGAAAACTTCATGCTTCAAAGACGTACTCTCTGAACCTTGTCCCTCGGTCCCTCCTGTATGACAGCGAAACCTCGCTCAAAATCAACATGCACTTTGTAGGCAGATTTAACTGAAAATAGACCTATGTTGTCAAAGTGCCGGTATTTGGGATGCTTTTGAGAAATGCTGCATGATCAGTTGCTGATTCCATGAGCCTGTAGCCTCATCAATTAGCTCCGACACCATCACAAGCTCACGGTTTCCTTTGTGTAGATGGTTGACTGTAGCTCAACGTCTAGTGGATTTACAGCGTTGTTGGGCCGAACTTTGTACTAGTATTCCACGACCGTAAATCCTTCGTATCCGAGTCCGGTCTGTTTCCTAAAAGAAAATCCGAGTCTGACCGGATGTTGCTTATTATCTGAGTTTGGCTGGATGTTGCTGAACATCCGAGTCAGAGAGCTACCACGCTAGCTGGTCGATTATAAAGGTACAGGCACGCACTTGCCTTGTTCATCGTCAAACACCAGCCGTGAAACCATACAACAATCGAGCCCCAGACTCAATCATATCTCCTAGCGTAGTTCAAGCTGAGGTTAATTTAATCGAGTTGTTCCAGCCCGGGTGTACGAGCTGAACATACGCGCACTTATTCGTCAGGACATGCCATCTCGCAGGGTCATCCTGGCAGTGCTTCTCCTGCTGTTACTGTTCGTCTTCCCGGCAATTGCCTTTGCATTTTCGGCCGGCGGCATGCATACAGAGTCGTCAGTGCACCGCAGACTGGGAGAGAAGAGCATCAAGGCCGACACGCCTGTCCGGCGGCATCGCAAACTTGGTCAGGAGACCAAGCCTCCTCAGGACGCCGAGTTCAACGTGGTAAGCTACGGAGCCGTTGGCGATGGCCAAACTGATGACACGCCGGCGTTTCGGAAAGCCTGGGCCGCGGCCTGCTCATCGTCTAAGCCAGCCACCATGCTGGTTCCCAAGGAGAAGGAATTTCTCGTCAAACAGACCACCTTCTCGGGGCAGTGCAAGTCAAGCGTCAGATTCAAGCTCGATGGAACGTTGGTAGCTCCCGGACGATCAACTTGGCCGAAGGACAACatgaataagtggatcatgtttAACAACGTTGATAAGCTAACCGTGTCGGGCGATGGTACCATGGACGGGAAAGGCGAAGTATGGTGGAAGAACTCATGCCGAGTCGATAAGAACCTCAAGTGCACGGAGGCCCCGACGGCGTTGTTGCTCAGCAAGTGCAATCACTTGAAGGTGGAAAATATCAGGCTCTTAAACAGCCAACAGATGCATATGTCCGTCGAAGATTGCAAGGACGTAGTTCTGAAGCATATCACGATCGTTGCGCCCGAAGACAGCCCTAATACCGATGGTATCCACATTGCCCGCACGAAGGATATACAAGTCATGGATTGCAACATTAAAACCGGAGACGATTGCATGTCGATCGAGACCGGGACAGAGAACTTGTATGCTTCAAAGATAACCTGTGGCCCTGGTCACGGAATCAGTGTCGGAAGCTTAGGTGACAAAAACTCTGAAGCTCGAGTTTCCAACATAACTATCAACAAAGCACACCTCGTTGGCACGACGAATGGTGCCCGCATAAAGTCGTGGCAAGGAGGAAAGGGATATGCCAAAGACATCACATTTGAGGATATCATCATGGACAAGGTCAAGAACCCAATAATAATTGACCAAAACTATTGCTATATGGATGATCCATTACAGCCTAAGGCATGCAAGAAACAAACTTCAGCGGTGGAGCTAAGTAATATTCAGTTCAAGAATATAAGAGGCACGAGTGGAACAAAAGAGGCTATCAAGTTAGACTGCAGTGACACCATTCCATGCCATGATCTTGTGCTACAAGATGTAAAGCTTACCTTCAGTGGGCATGGCAAAGGTGCTACAAGTACATGCAAGAACACGAAGTTAAAGATATCGAACAATGTCATTCCAAAAACATGCTGAGATAATGCGACATGGCTAGTGTAGAGGTTACCTTTTGTATTTGATTTTCCTTCATTTAGGTTGTTTGTTGCTTTTATCTTTCATATTTGTAAAATTAGATAGCCTCTTGGCAGAAGACAGGATTGATATTTTTTTGTTCAGGTCCTTCTGCTCGCAAATGGAATAGTTTTATTTGCCTTCTGTGCAGCTTCGGCATATTTAGATGGCaatctattttttttttcttGTGAAACATATGTATATTAATCAAAGACATCAGGAATTACATAGTGTAGGGCAAGTTCCGGCTAAACTCTCAAACCTGAGGCTAACCCAAACTGCGGTATGATTTGATCTAGTACGGAGTAAGAAGGAAGCACGTATATATTGGAGGTACTTGCTAGAAGCATAATGTGCAAAGGACTGAAGTATGCCATATGAAGGATTTCTGATAGCAAGGAGTAGGAAGCACATGCATGGTTGGAAGGAGAACAACAAAGAATGACAGACCTAATGTGATTTACGGTGGTAATTAGGAAAGAGTTAGCGCTAATTCCACGCACGGAAACTGAGTATACTTCAAATTATCAATGGACCTGGCTAGAGGGCATCCGGATGCTTGTTTGTATATGTTAGCACTCACCCCATAAAAAGAAAGTTGAAGCAGCTCTTTGCCCCACGTGCCATAAAAGGAAATTTCTGAATAGACCGTAATCACTCAAAAGCACCACACCACACGGTGCATTTAACTTTTacgtgattttttttttcaaaaagtcATAACTATTAAACTGTATGTTGAAATTGTTATCCGCTTTCACCATTGGGCCTCTCACGACGAGATCTTCGAAACTAGATCCCATATGTACATATTTCAACAAACTTATTTTTGAAAAGCAACTCTCTTGATATAGAAAATCAACTTTAGTGTTGTAGCAAAGCAAATTCGTACAAAGAGTTGCTTTCACTGTAtttttgatatattttatagctaACTTAGTTTCTAAGATACTTACTTAGCAACAATAGCTAGCAACTTCATAGTAACGATACTTCCAGCATTGCACTACTAACTGCCCACCATAGTTTCTAGTATTGATGGTAACCAAACAACTGATTAGCAGCGAAAATACAACTTCCTAACCAAATAGTACAGAACTTATGGGCGGTGGTAGACAACTTAGACGTGGTGAAACTATATTGGACAATGTATGCAACTTAATCATTGTTGGTATACAACTTAACAAGAGTGCGAATGCAACTTAACAATAATTGTTATGCAACTTAATAGTAGTGGATACACAACTTAAAAATAGTGGATATGCAACTTAGCACATACAACAATTTACTGTCTACAAATACGAATTAGCAAATGTGTAAGTGAACAATTTATTGTGTGAAAAAATAAAACTAAGCTCATATGTGGAACTCACAGTACGGCTGACAAAAATACAACATATCAAATGTATgaaaaaaacaaatttgttgtcttcATGACAGTTATCGTTTCAAGGTACACGACTCCATCTCGATCAACACGAATGTGGCTGATCCCAAACACAGGATGCTATGATAGCTGCAAGAAGCCGAATAGTATATCGCCTTGATACCGATGGTGCTTACGTGGGAGCTCTAGGACGATGGAGAGGACGAGATGTGGCGGACTTGTTAGCTCAACATATGTCAACGATAAGAGTGAACCGAGCGAGATGAAGGGAGATTGTGGCATCGCGATAGGCAACTCATGCAACTTAGCAGTAACGGTAGACAACTTAGAAGGGGAATACATGTACCAACAACTCAATTATTTTCAGAGGCCAACTTAGGCATAATTATCAAAATAACTCAATTTCTTTCAGAGGCCAACTTAAGCAAGGTATCAAAACAAATCAATTACTTCAGAAGCTCGGTAAGGTATGCTACTTTGGTGCAGTAATGGTTGTAAAATAAACTTTGTTCAGTTCTAAGAAAAAATACAACTCAATTGAAAATCAGGATGCAACCCAAGTTTATTTGGAAAGGCAACTTAGTCATATACGACATACAACTTAAGTAATATTCCCGTGCAACTTAATCTAGTGATGAAACAACTAAATAGAATCTGGGAAACAACATAATCATGGTGCTGAAACACATGAAGAATATCGACTCAAGTTTATTTAGAAAGTAAACTTAGTCATATACAAGATACAAAATAATGTACCACATCCGATCCAAATTATTTGACTCGATACGGATATATCTATATGTGTTTGTTGACTAGATACATTCGTATCTAGATAAAGTGgaatcaattaatttggatcggagggagtaatatttGTGTGCAGCTTAATCTAGTTGATGAAAACAACTAAATAAAATCAAGAAACGTAATCATGGTGCTGAAACACATCAAAAATTCTGACTCAAGTTCATTTGCAAAGGCAACTTAATCATATTCAACATAGAACTTAAGTAAATATTTTTCTAGCCAAGTTAATTTGGCTAGAAAGAATCTTGTGCAAAACAGTTCTGGTAAAAAGCAGGCTACCGCCATTGGCAATATTGGCTCCATTTAGATAGTAACACTGAACTAATGATTGAaacaagaaaaaattgattctccAATAATTGCAGGGTTGTGCCATCGAGCTTATTAGCTCTTGCATCAAAGAGCGTGTGCGCTATGGAAGAGAACAGAAACGTCACTAGCCAACTTGGCATGTGGAGCATGCAGTAGCACTGTAACAACTACTCTACTCCATCGACCGCTGTAACTCTCAAGCATGAACGGAGAAGAAGCACATCTACACAGGGCCAAGAGAACCTTGCATGTGGATCTCACAAAAGCGAAAGAAAGGGTTATGCGCGTTTCGTCGCCTACGTTGCCCTCTTGATTGCTTCCCAGTGAGAAAAGGCAGAAGGTACCTTAGTTGACAAAAAGCAACTAGGTTCAGTAGAGAAACCAATTTAGCCATGTTGAATAAACAACTTACCAACAGGGAAAAAACAGCTGAAGAAAAACAACTAAGTTGCATTTGTGAACCAACTTACTAAAAAATAAGTGTACAACTAAATTTATGTTGCTTAAAAAACTACTTAACTAACAGCTAAGAATAAACAAGAAAACTACGAACAATAAACAACTAAGTTGCATTCAGTAAGCAACCTAGCCATGTTGGACAAACAACTTACTGAAATCACCTAAAATCATGGAGCCAAAAAACTTAACTAGCAGATAAGAAAAGGCAAAATCATGATGACAAAAAGCACCTAAGTTGAATTCATTGACCAACTTATTCATGATGAACAAACAACATAATTAAAATCTGTGTACAAATGTAACCATTTTGTGAAAAAAACTACAACTTAATTCAGTGTAGAACAAAAACAACTAGTCAGCCTCCCTGATATCTGACCAGCTGCCTACTGCAACTACGAACATAACAAAATGAACACAATATGGTGATGATTGACCATGACATAAACTACTTGAAGCTCGTCCTGCTGGAAGAGTACTTGCAGCAGCACGCACCGGGCAGACTATAGAATGTCCAATTTCACTATAAAATTTTCATCCAATGAATTCAAATGCATATATACAAGAACTAGAGTGCACCAAATATCCTAGATAGTGGCAAGAACCCACAATAGGAAAGTCTAGAATGTGCCGTACTTGCGTATGGATTTCATTTGTCAACCAAACGGTGCATGATGCACACAAAACATTCAGTTGTTTGTTTCTAGTACTGTTGGTTCTTGAATCTGCAATTGATCATATATTGAAATACGAACAAACTTACGCAGCAGCCCACAGGCCCAAGGCTTGTTAGTCTTGATAATTCACCATGAATTAATCGAAAGGACCTTGGGGTGATCCCTGGTGTTGTATGAAACAATCTAACGAAAACTACTTGGTTATTGAACATTAAATTAACAACCAAAAACTGATTACCTTGTTCATTGATTATGCGGGATCACCAGATTGCATGATGaaacaaacacacaaaaaatcAGACTATATAACCAACCTAAGAGACATGGGCATCTACACGTCTTTTGATATGTCCATGATCTACCTCCATCTTAAATAGAACATGTGCACACAAGAATTTCAACCCCATAGGAAACACGAGCGCGACATGGATTCACGATTATACTTGATAATAGATTGGTTAATACTCCCTCTGTATGATTACCTCAGGATCTGAGCAATCATCATGTATGAAGGCAGAATTGCTCGACCAACCAACTGTGCTTGATTAGTTAATCCGTGAAAATATTCCCTCCTGCACACACGGACTGCCAAGTGCCAACCTAATCAACCGGCAGCCGGCGATTATGCTCACTACAGAAGTGAAGATCGGAGCAGTTAGCAAGAACCCACATCAGCATCAATAAATTACCGAGAAGATTAGAAAGATCCCAAGTGATAAAAAGATGAGCAAATTACTGGATTATAGCTACCCGCCAGGCCGGCCTCGAGGAATCTCTGACGCCTGCCTACTAGGACGGGCTCGTGAGCGTTAGATTTGCTCACCGTCGCCGAGCTCTTCCTCGCCTTGCTCTCCATGGTCGAGCTCGATGTTGTCCAGCGTTCCTCATTCCTCATCGCCGAGACCTCCGCACTCATACGCCGGTCTTTCCCCGTCGACGAGCTCAGCGCACTCCCGCGCGCCTCGCTCTCCGACGGCGAACTCCTGCCCTCCGCCCCTCCCGCGCGGTTATCTCTCTCCGCTAGCGAGCTCCCGCATACCTCGCTCTCCGCGGACGAACTCGACGACCTCCCACGTATCCCGCTCTCCGCGGACGAGCTCGACGGCCTCCCACGCGAGATTGAACCCTAGCGAGATGGGGAAGAAATGGGGAACGGCCGAACAGGAAACAGAGAGGGCAGCCGCGCTTCTCCCAGGTGCTAGTTTGTCGGAACAGGTTCGGCCGGACGCGTGCGGATCTAGTCGACCGAAGACGATCGGACGGCCCAGAAACGAGTGCTCGATCTGTCAACTAGCATCCAAGCACTTTTTAGGCTGGTCACAATGAGTAGTATCATGTATATGATACTGTACTTTTATATGATACTAGATCCA includes the following:
- the LOC127310619 gene encoding polygalacturonase QRT2-like, encoding MPSRRVILAVLLLLLLFVFPAIAFAFSAGGMHTESSVHRRLGEKSIKADTPVRRHRKLGQETKPPQDAEFNVVSYGAVGDGQTDDTPAFRKAWAAACSSSKPATMLVPKEKEFLVKQTTFSGQCKSSVRFKLDGTLVAPGRSTWPKDNMNKWIMFNNVDKLTVSGDGTMDGKGEVWWKNSCRVDKNLKCTEAPTALLLSKCNHLKVENIRLLNSQQMHMSVEDCKDVVLKHITIVAPEDSPNTDGIHIARTKDIQVMDCNIKTGDDCMSIETGTENLYASKITCGPGHGISVGSLGDKNSEARVSNITINKAHLVGTTNGARIKSWQGGKGYAKDITFEDIIMDKVKNPIIIDQNYCYMDDPLQPKACKKQTSAVELSNIQFKNIRGTSGTKEAIKLDCSDTIPCHDLVLQDVKLTFSGHGKGATSTCKNTKLKISNNVIPKTC